From Callithrix jacchus isolate 240 chromosome 3, calJac240_pri, whole genome shotgun sequence, a single genomic window includes:
- the ABCE1 gene encoding ATP-binding cassette sub-family E member 1 yields the protein MADKLTRIAIVNHDKCKPKKCRQECKKSCPVVRMGKLCIEVTPQSKIAWISETLCIGCGICIKKCPFGALSIVNLPSNLEKETTHRYCANAFKLHRLPIPRPGEVLGLVGTNGIGKSTALKILAGKQKPNLGKYDDPPDWQEILTYFRGSELQNYFTKILEDDLKAIIKPQYVDQIPKAAKGTVGSILDRKDETKTQAIVCQQLDLTHLKERNVEDLSGGELQRFACAVVCIQKADIFMFDEPSSYLDVKQRLKAAITIRSLINPDRYIIVVEHDLSVLDYLSDFICCLYGVPSAYGVVTMPFSVREGINIFLDGYVPTENLRFRDASLVFKVAETANEEEVKKMCMYKYPGMKKKMGEFELAIVAGEFTDSEIMVMLGENGTGKTTFIRMLAGRLKPDEGGEVPVLNVSYKPQKISPKSTGSVRQLLHEKIRDAYTHPQFVTDVMKPLQIENIIDQEVQTLSGGELQRVALALCLGKPADVYLIDEPSAYLDSEQRLMAARVVKRFILHAKKTAFVVEHDFIMATYLADRVIVFDGVPSKNTVANSPQTLLAGMNKFLSQLEITFRRDPNNYRPRINKLNSIKDVEQKKSGNYFFLDD from the exons ATGGCAGACAAATTAACAAGAATTGCTATTGTCAACCATGACAAATGTAAGCCTAAGAAATGTCGACAGGAATGCAAAAAGAGTTGTCCTGTAGTTCGAATGG GAAAATTATGCATAGAAGTTACACCCCAAAGCAAAATAGCATGGATTTCTGAAACTCTTTGTATTGGTTGTGGTATCTGTATTAAG AAATGCCCCTTTGGCGCCTTATCAATTGTCAACTTACCAAGCAACTTAGAAAAAGAAACCACACATCGATACTGTGCCAATGCCTTCAAACTGCACAG GTTGCCTATCCCTCGTCCAGGTGAAGTTTTGGGATTAGTTGGAACTAATGGTATTGGAAAGTCGACCGCTTTAAAAATTTTGGcaggaaaacaaaagccaaaccTTGGAAAGTACGAT gatcctCCCGACTGGCAAGAGATTTTGACTTATTTCCGTGGATCTGAATTACAGAATTACTTTACCAAGATTCTAGAAGATGACCTAAAAGCCATCATTAAACCTCAATATGTAGACCAGATTCCTAAGGCTGCAAAG GGGACGGTGGGATCTATTTTGGACCGAAAAGATGAGACAAAGACACAGGCAATTGTATGTCAGCAGCTTG atttaaCCCACCTAAAAGAACGAAATGTGGAAGATCTTTCAGGAGGAGAGTTGCAGAGATTTGCTTGTGCTGTCGTGTGCATACAGAAAGCTGATAT tttcatGTTTGATGAGCCTTCTAGTTACTTAGATGTTAAGCAGCGTTTAAAGGCTGCCATTACTATACGATCTCTAATAAATCCAGATAG atatATCATTGTGGTAGAACATGATCTAAGTGTTTTAGACTATCTGTCTGACTTTATCTGCTGTTTATATGGTGTACCAAGCGCCTATGGAGTTGTCACTATGCCTTTTAGTGTAAGAGAAG gcataaatatttttttggatGGCTATGTTCCAACAGAAAACTTGAGATTCAGAGATGCATCACTTGTTTTTAAAGTGGCTGAGACAGCAAATGAAGAAGAAGTTAAAAagatgtgtatgtataaatatccaggaatgaagaaaaaaatgggagagTTTGAGCTAGCAATTGTAGCTGGAGAGTTTACAGATTCTGAAATCATGGTCATGCTGGGGGAAAATG GAACGGGTAAAACGACATTTATCAGAATGCTTGCAGGAAGACTTAAACCTGATGAAGGAG gAGAAGTACCAGTTCTAAATGTCAGTTATAAGCCACAGAAAATTAGTCCCAAATCAACT gGAAGTGTTCGCCAGTTACTACATGAAAAGATAAGAGATGCTTATACTCATCCACAGTTTGTGACTGATGTAATGAAGCCTCTGCAAATTGAAAACATTATCGATCAAGAG GTGCAGACATTATCTGGTGGTGAACTACAGCGAGTAGCTTTAGCCCTTTGTTTGGGCAAACCTGCTGATGTCTATTTAATTGATGAACCATCTGCATATTTGGATTCTGAGCAAAGACTGATGGCAGCTCGAGTTGTCAAACG TTTCATACTCCATGCAAAAAAGACAGCCTTTGTTGTGGAACATGACTTCATCATGGCCACCTATCTAGCGGATCGcgtcattgtttttgatggtgttCCATCTAAGAATACAGTTGCAAACag TCCTCAAACCCTTTTGGCTGGCATGAATAAATTTTTGTCTCAGCTTGAAATTACATTCAGAAGAGATCCAAACAACTATAGGCCACGAATAAACAAACTTAATTCAATTAAG gatgTAGAACAAAAGAAGAGTGGAAACTACTTTTTCTTGGATGATTAG